From the Trifolium pratense cultivar HEN17-A07 linkage group LG4, ARS_RC_1.1, whole genome shotgun sequence genome, the window attgcttttttcgcccccccatgttcctcttaaaccccccaaaaatcccaaaataaccttgaatttggGGGGTTTAGGAAGCTATGGATCCTCGGATCCGAAATATATTATGTGTGGTCTGTGGGATCCGAAACAAGCCAATTATAGATGGGAACAcgttttgggggggggggggggggggggcgaaAATTGTGCTTATACGTTGGTTTGGAGTCTACAATCCAAAACCAATTATGTTTggattctgcgaaccgaaatggtcacgaaaatcacaggtttggatcctgcgaaccgaaatggtcacgaaaatcacaggtttggatcctgcgaaccgaaatggtcattaaaattacaggtttggagtgtacagtccaaaatcaagttttctgcagaaattttttacagttttacagGCCAACTTTATGCATGTTCGGAATTTGCTCTTTTGcactaaattaaaagttaaaaataaccattgtcattacatacgataacttcaaacataatcaaataaatcacaacTTCAAACTCTCACTACAAGATAATGAGTTTTTTGCAGGGACTTTTGTCGCTGACAAATGTATAAAGTTGCTGCAAAAGAGTTTTGTTCCAACGGAAAAAAGTCGCTGCAGGTTGTTGCGATAAGTTCCGTTACCAAAAGTTTTGCAACGACTTTTAATATTGTTGTCGTTAGTAGTGTTTTgccaatgatttttttgttgccAGCACACAACACAATTGTTGTTATATCTAACTTATCTCGACGATTAAAGTCGCtgcaataaattttttccaatatatagtttttgttctattttttttcttctcgaTAATAAAAGTCGTAGCCATAGTTTGATATTTaaacacaaataattttttataaatgttttgtgaaatttttatatcatattaattgttttatatgattacattttattttaatattgattatAAAGTTTTGTCATGTAAGTTTGGTATAGTCTTCCTTGATGCGTAAAATATAGTATCTTTGTTATGTTCTGATTCACCAATTTTAAAAGTGTCCTGCATAGAGcaatgaacataaaaaaaactatgttaGATATTATTAacacaagaaataaaaaaaaattatgagattAAAATTACCATAACTCAAGATTCTTAATAAGAATAAGGATTTCATTAACAAAATCAATAGCTATGTCTTTTCTGTTGGAATGAAAGTTCTTCcccttttttttctctctctttgcAATACTTAAAACTAAGAGTTGAGTTCTTCCGATATTTTTGTATCGATTCATTCCTTTGCATTATATCACTGAAAAAATAAcaacgaattttaaaatagaaataagaaagaaaaattgtGTAAAAAGAATAATTGAAGAACAATTAAGTAAAATCATTATTTTACCTTCTTAAAGTAGACACACACTTGTGATgtattgaatttgaaataacATTTGAGACTTGAGAAGTTGAGAGAGAGAACCAATGAACCATTACTAAACATGGATTGGGAAAATATTAAACAAGAAAACTGAGTAATTGGAGTTGTAGTGCTTAAACTCTTCCAGCAGTTTCCAAAGCTCACCCAAAGAGAAATTCTAGGCTCACCCAAAGAGAAATTCTAGCGTTATTATACTTAGTTAGTGGAACGGTTTAGTTTTTATCCTCAAACAATAAAGTGGCTCCTAATTTATTGGTacaaaatatgtaaataaaagcCTCCATAATTCAAAGTATGTGTTGATCCATGTTCACAAAATTTTGAGtggacagttttttttttaaaccttgTGAGTCGGATCGGTAGTTAAAAAAGGTAGTGATGTAGTGGGATCTAATTAGcttatcagttttttttttttttttaaaaaaatagcttTATCAGATTTTAGTTAGAGAATTATTGTTATTATAGAAAAAACTTGGTATATATTTATAGATTAAATAAGATTctggataaaaaaataaaatagaacacatttttattttagtccaataaaaaaagcaaatatttttttaaggaaaaaaaaagcaaatattTAGGtccttttaaattatttttttggttcggatattttaaaataggaaaatgctgAATCAAGCGAAAAAACTTTTCGTGAAATATAGCGAATGCACTGTTTTCATTAATTTATCGTTTTTCAACACAAAGTTGCATGccttattatattattataaattataatgtatCATATACATATGATCATTGTCCACTCACTCAGCAACATCTTAAATAAGTGTAAATAAAAATCTTAATAAtgcaataaaacaaaaataggtaaattattttttagtgtagaattaaatatatttttttggttttcaccaccagtttaatctgattcgggggttaattctgacatcaagtggttccagccctcTCTCATCGCAGTTgcgagggatcgaaccgtggtcctctctaccaagttcaacgtcaatcaccaatgaaccaactaacgattggtgaattaaatatatttttagtccctataaaatagTGATCTTCTAAGTATagtctttatttaattttaataaatttttagtccctaaaaaaaTTTTTTGCACTCAATTTTAATCCATAAAGTTAAGATAACTTGTATTTTTGAGTGATTTAATAGTAGATAGGTTTAgaacatcataaaaaatttgtacgtccaaaaaagaaaaaaaaactcaaaatatgATTTCTTCATGATTTTTGTTACGATCGAGAGAACCATGGTTTGATTCACACAACCACTATGGGAGGAGACTGAAACCACTTACTGTCAGAACTTTCGACCAAACTAAATTAGGCGGTCCGGTGGGCTAGATACCGGTggtaaacaaaattaaaaaataggaacaatctattaaaaaattaaaaacagaaACATGATCAAATTGATGTTGCAACAGTGACATCAAGCTGTAGAAATATTTAGTGAATGTTAAAGTGACAAATTGTATGTGGCAGATGACTAGCTAGATATATTTAGTAACAAGTGCTGGATTCACGTGGAGAAGCCGTCGACAGCTAACTTTTGTTGGAAGGAAGcgtaaaaaaaaaccaattcgTGAAATTCACGAAGAAACTTGTTCGCTATATATAGCATTACTCAATATTCTTGAACATATATCGACACGTAGAgatttgaaataataataaatactaGGTATCATACTTGTgtgaacataaaaaaattataattttaacataaacatatagttgttttaaaaaaataaacataaactagttaatagtgattaaaaacaaaactaaaattaagAGAATGAAATAACTCGTTTTTTTTAtgtactaaaattaaaatttgcaaTATTTTTTAGGGCTAAATTTCTTTACTCCTATATttattaaggttttttttataagaaatttattcaagttttttaattgtatatgtgtactactttttttaataaaaaaattagagatgcctgtattataaaaaaaataaaaaataacaattaccCACTAATTAAAACGTGAGAATATGGATAGCAAGTTGTATGTCAATTGGCAGCAATCTTGGAAAATCATTGAGAAATGGATATACTATACCAGCGATTTTTTTAATTCGTGGGGATAAGTGTATTTATCCCAACGATGAAAATATTGTTAGGAAAAAAGTTACTTATCTCAACCATGTGTAAATATTGCTGCTAATTCCTTTAATTTGCCAACAACAATTGAACTGTTGGAAAAATGTTGCAGCCATATCTCCTAATCCTTGTAGTGTCTAAAACGTAAAttacaacttcaaacttaaaaacaattcaagcaaaatgaGTTCGTCTTCATTTGGctccatcttcatttgtctctcACAACTACAGGATCATCTTCATTTGTTTCCATCTTCATGTCACctttttcattcttcatgaGTTCGTCAAACTCAACCATCCGGTCCATAAATGTATCCTCCCAAGTCTCAGCCTCTCTGGCACCCTATGATTTTTCCATTCCTTATAAGTTGGAGGCAGTGGACACCCAACCTTCAATTTAACATACACAAAATGGTTTGGAACCATACCAACACACATAATGCGTGCAGATGGATCCAACGGTGGACGGCCGCGCAGTGGAAAATAGGTTTCACAATAACCAATCTCGTGTTTAGTTAATAAAACTACAACGCGGTTGTAGGTCGTTGCAAGGATATGCCCCATATCTGATTTCACAATCCCCATAGTAAATCCAGCTTTTATAGCCTCTTTTTTTGCACCATTCGATCATCTCATCTCGGACCTTATACTTttcacatttaaaaaaataattggcagTGTTAACCAAAATATTTGCGGGTTCAACTACATTAGGTTGTGCAATGTCGGGTTCATCGATGTTCGGTTTCATTTCAAACGGAGGTTCGGCCATCACAAACCCTACCTAtcacaataaatttcaaaattttaaaaagttgtcCATTTTGGCATGTGGGATCCGAAATGGGTTCGGATTGTATGAGCCAAACGCGACTGCGAtcataaaaccatgaaaattgaaaaaattaacggtttaaagTGCTTATTACCTCTTGTATGACTCCGATTGTGTATTGCGCCCCtctttgagtgaataaacgttGCTTTCAAGTCTCTGATACGCCAAAAAAATCGCCCTAGCTCCAAAGCTCCCAATTGAGTGTCCAAGTGGTTATGAAAGTGCAACTTCTGAAATATAGGCTATATAGACTCTATTCGGATCCTACACACCGAATATGAGCGTTTCCGGTTGGTAGAATCCGAAATGacgcaaaattttaaaaatcaaagcatttcggattgtacagtccaaaatcaagttttcctAGGCAAATCATCAACGATGTACAAGTCAGGCATAGCCAGCCAATGACTTGTTTAAACtggtttcggattgtatggtccATATCAAACAAGTTTCGGCTTCCATACTCCAAAACCGTTAAAAATAAGGACGTTCGGATTGTATAGTCCAAACCCAGGTTTTCCAGGGCAAAACATCACGTACAAGGCAGGCATAACCAGCCaattgcttgtttaaactgatttcggattgtatggaccataacaaacaaatttcggATTCTAGAGTCCAAACACATTTATAGGGTCAAAATGGTCACTTTGGGAGGCCTTGGAGGAAACAATGGggaaaaaaagcaattttctttGTTAAACAGCGGATTGCAGAGAAAAATGTTACccatgtgtatatatatatatatatatatatatatatatatatatatatatatatatatatatatatatattgtttaattttaaaaatgaaagagGGAATTTTTCTTCTCTCTACTGGGAAAAGTCTAATGTGCACAAGTATATCaagttgtgcaccatgcacaagtcaTTGAAAATactataatgaatacgaattttataaattcatcgttggattgaaagtttatatcgtatagatcatccataatttttttaaaaaaattgaaaatcatttgatatgttattgagacccatcaaaattaacggtttatagatttttattgaataccattaatcttgatgagtctcaataacctatcaaatgattttcaaaaaaatttaaaaatatttatgaatgatctaaacgttataaatttttcatccaacaataaattttgtaaaattcgtattcgttataaaaatatcgaaGACTTGTGCACCATCAAGtagtgcatgttagacaaagccctCTGAAAGTCTCAAAGAGTTTACCAAGGATAGTATATTAATGGTTgtcaatatttcaaaaaaaatttgcaaaaaaattaaattcataaatttctGTTTGTATCTAGGACTAAAGTCTCATATTAATGGTCGTAAATGGTCTtctatatttcaaaaaaatttgcaaaaaaactaaatttataaatttctGTTTGTATTTAGAACTCCTGTTTTGTTGTTTTAGCCACCATCTAATTTGTTATTGATGCGGATAATTTGCAAAAATTTTACTCTAACAGACTTATTTTTAAAGTATCTGCAAAGATTACTATTTCTCTAGTTTTCATAGCTTTCATATTATGTGTTTCATTGCTTCTTTTTCAGCTCCGATGCCGATAAAATGTTCTCTCATTTTTACactaattattctattttgttttttctatttcttaatCTTCTTCAAAACATTTCTTTTGAAGTATATCTACAATAGTCATATTCTCTAGTCTTCATAGCTCTCTGGTTTTCATGGCTTCTTCCAGCTccaatttacacaaaaaaaaaaaaaattcttacatAATTTTGTTATAACGAGACCAAGAGAGGTAGGAGAGCTATGAAAGATACAAACTCAATGAAAAAACTCATGGTGGTTTTTTCAAGAAACAGAATGGAGGCTTTTGGAAATGCTAGATAATGCAACCATGGTATAAAATTATTGAGAGTGAAATGTTACAATTTCGTGATTATAATATTATGATAAATAATTGTATTGGTAAAAAAGCTAGaagattaatataaaaaaatttaataatttaaataatatcaaatttctataattttttagttAGGCCCCAAAATTCCAACTTTCCTGTACATAGACACACATATATAAACCCTGAGACTGTAAGATTAGTCCTGCATTAGTAGCAAGTTACAAGTTCTAACATAAATACATTTCTAAATATGAGGTCTTATTGCCAAGAAGTGCATTCTAACAAATATTCTGCATATCTTAATCATTTGATGCTAGAACTCCCTCCGAACTCTGAATTTCTAGGACCCCCTTcacctaggaaccagagggtgaaaaccaaaaaaataaaatattctgcATATCTTAATCAAACTCATATTCATAATTAATACAACAACTacactagtacagaaaacactttttacatctggccaaaacccccttttacatctggccccagtcagaggtagacgtacgagaagtagtaagtttacgctttttacatctgacattcgccagatgtaaaagtatccccttttacctctgttctcgtgtttcagctgaccaatttttttttttttaattaaattggaccttttacatctgaccaagtcaccagatgtgaaatagtaactttatttaatttttttttttcaaaatcctgcgtttttttttttatatttttaaatcctattttgtaattaaaaaaaaccaaaatagcattacaattcaacaatcaaccaaaatacaattacattcaaccaagtcattaaaattcaacattcaaccaaaatacaattacattcaaccaaagtcattacaattcaaataaaataccaagtcttacaagtcaagcaaaataccaaaacaatccaaaatgttataacattcaagcaaaatacaagtcattacaattcaaaacatcctAATTAATGTGAATCCATTGTAACTAGCTAGCTCATAAACCTCATCATCGGAAACAACATAATCTACCTCGGGATTGTAcaggtcaagaaaacaagtagcCCAGTTGTTTCGCAATTCATACATCTCCTCCTCGGTTAATGACGTGGGATCATCGAACACCTACAATACATATACATGATCAAGAATGAAGCATATGAGAAGTGAGAAGGCTAGGATTAAAATGATGCCATTATAATTCCAAATACAAAACACAGCTAGGAAACTACAACAGCTAGGAAACAGGACAGGAAACACAGCTAACTACAATAGGAAACACAGCTAGGAAACTACAAGAATTTCTAATTGTGGAAGGAAGTCCTACACAGCTAGGAAACTACACAGAATGCAGGAAACTGCATCCAATTTGCcaatcaagaagaaaaaaaaatacctcCATCCAATTTGCCAATCAAGAAAAAAAGGCATCAGAGTGGGAAGGATCTCATCTCCAAACACGTTCGAGAGAATATCTAGAGCAGCTGCACTACATTTCCGTAAATTCCAAGTATTAACAACATCATCATCCTGTAATgtggaaaataaaattcaagtcCAGATCAGAAAAGCACATTTTTCTCGTCATTTCATTTTATAAATAGAGACAAAATGATTAATCAAATGACTATAATAAGCAATCAACAGAGTAGATACAACATACATCATCTTCTACTTCATCTGATCCATGAAACCTTGATACATGAAATCGAGGTTTAAGATCCTGTGGGAAAAACTATCAAAATTAGAAACATGTCAAACTAAAGAAATCCAGTAACTCAGCCAAAATCAATCAGACCTGATCTCGATCAGGTTGAGAACCCTCTTCCtggaagaaaaaagaaaaaaatgaggtCATGTAATCAAGAACAACAAGAGGATTTAAAGGCATCTACAAACACAAATCAATTGAAAGCAACCTCAGCTTCAATAAGTGATTCATCATCATCTGCATAAGCCATGTTTGACAACAATATCTGCAAAGATACAACagataaatttcaaattttaaacctCGCAACGTAAAACAATAATAGTATAAATATGTATAATTAGGTTTACTGGAATAAGACGAGGCAAATATTCTCTCAAGTTTTCTGGTGGCATTTGAGCATCACAATATGCCGACCtgcaataacaattattaataagaaaaacaGACAGAACTTGCACGGTTTAAGATACAGCATAACCATAATACAGAAatgtcaaactttaatttgcATTAGTTTGCTGACTTCAGAAACAGGAAATTGACTATTCATATGCTATCCTAGTAAACAAATCatacataaacaaaaaataaataaattataaaatcagCTACCCTTGTGGGATATACTACCCATACCCATATTGTAAAATATTATAGACACCCCCCACCCGAACTCTCCCCCCATCCCCTTTTCCCATAAAACAAGCAATTATAATTAAGTTTATTCTTTTCCATGAGAATCATAGCAATATATAGAAGCTAGCTATTAACAAAATCCCCTAGTTGTACAGTAAGTAAATAAAATCCCAAAAAAAGCAGTACCAAAATTCACAGGATTCAAGGGCCACTTCTTCATCTGGGTCCTTGTTAACTTGTAACATATATTCAATCACATTCCTTAGATGTGGCTGCAGTGTGGCAAGCAATTGATCAGAAAAGAAGGAGCTGATAGAAAaggattaattttaaataaagcAAATGACCATCAGACTTGGTGCTGGCTTATTTAAGAATGTAAGACATAGCAACATATTCAGATTTTACTGCTTCCAAATGACATGCATGATAATTTTCCAGTTTCTTTGCTTCCTACTTACTCAAACAAGTAAACACTTATATGAAGTGTAATGCGATGGAATCAATAAAGTGCAAAACCCAGCTCAATATGCAATGTTCCCAAAAAACAGCATActcaaataactttaaaaatttaaatgaactAGAATAAGAAGCTCACACCTCCAAGACAGACGGACGGACTTCAATCAGCTGGACAAATGCTGCACAAACCTGGTCGTCAATGGAAATCAGAATGGTCTCAGTTAATTACAGCATTAATAAGAAATAGAAATAGCTGATTTGAGAAATAGAAGTTAATCAATTTCCTTCTTATGAATGGGAAACCTATCAAAAATTAGGTTTCGTGAAACATCAACAGGATCTGATCTTGACTCTCCTCAGTCATAAAAATAATACATTCAATCACTCCCCGTTCAAACTCGGCACTTAATCTACTAGCTTTCATCCAACTACGATCCATACCTATGTtgtgaaattaagttaaaacaTGGTAACACCAACTAAAGTATTGGTTTCGTACCCGATGGGAAACCAATCACTTAAATGAATCAATTGCAGatgaaaaaaacataaatcaattgcaGTAGAAACAATTCTAAGAGCTAAAACCAAgtaacaaaccacaaaccaTGTAAAATCACGAAAGAAATCACAAAGAAATCAAGTAACAAACcaacactagtagaaaaaagcttttttacatctggcaaaaatcactttttacatctgaaaaATGTCAGATGTAGGCGCACGAGACTTAGTAAGTATATACGTTTTACATCTGGtgtagtcagatgtaaaaaaacactttttacctctgaccaaggcgaaaatcaaatattatttttttaaaattaaattggaccttttacatctgaccaagtccaccagatgtgaaatcttaactttattttttttttcttttcaaaaacctgcttttttttatatatatatattttaaatcctattttgtaattaaaaaaaaactaaaatagcattacaattcaacattcaaccaaaatacaattacataaTATAATCAAATGTCATTAAAATTCAACATCATCCAAAATACCAAATGTCATACAATATTTCAAACCAAGgcaaactaattaaaataataacttattctgtaaaaaaattagaaattttcaTTCCTACTTCTGACTAAAGTCTCTTCTATTCTACTAATTATGGTTTACACTATTAGCTTACTTGGAAGATAAAGTGTCCAAGTCAACATTGAACCAGTTGTCTCATGAGTTATCCCTTAATTGCAAACTTGAAACCTAGCATGTAGCATCACCAAGTAAGAATATACACATGAAGAACATACCAAAAGAAACTTCAAGTACCATATACATTATTCTCTAGTTCATTATGCTAAATTATGCATTTATAATTCATATAGAGTGGCATCTACTACATTCCTGCCAAATCCCACTACAGCAAGGCCAGAACACAATAATTAGGGCCATCTAAACATAACATGACAACAGTGGCATGAATTGTCTAAAACAAAACTATATATAGCATACCTGAAGCATTCTAGTATCATTCTTACATACTTAATGGGCAAAATTTACA encodes:
- the LOC123882126 gene encoding transportin-1-like → MLQVNKDPDEEVALESCEFWSAYCDAQMPPENLREYLPRLIPILLSNMAYADDDESLIEAEEEGSQPDRDQDLKPRFHVSRFHGSDEVEDDDDDVVNTWNLRKCSAAALDILSNVFGDEILPTLMPFFLDWQIGWRCSMIPRH